One Mixta gaviniae genomic window carries:
- the ppiA gene encoding peptidylprolyl isomerase A — translation MVKRTLTAVAALFALSTFSAPGFAAQGDTHVLLTTSAGNIELELNNQKAPVSVKNFVDYVNSGFYNNTTFHRVIPGFMIQGGGFTSDMQQKPVNAPIKNEADNGLRNTRGTIAMARTAEKDSATSQFFINVTDNAFLDHGQRDFGYAVFGKVVKGMEVADKISQVPTKNIGPYQNVPSKPVVILSAKVLP, via the coding sequence ATGGTGAAACGTACTTTGACAGCGGTTGCGGCACTCTTCGCGCTGTCCACTTTTTCCGCTCCTGGTTTTGCTGCACAGGGCGATACGCACGTCCTCCTGACCACCTCCGCCGGTAATATCGAACTTGAACTGAATAACCAGAAGGCGCCGGTGTCGGTGAAAAACTTCGTCGATTACGTCAACAGCGGTTTCTACAACAACACCACTTTTCATCGCGTGATCCCCGGCTTTATGATCCAGGGCGGCGGCTTCACCAGCGATATGCAGCAGAAGCCGGTTAACGCCCCGATTAAAAACGAAGCGGATAACGGCTTGCGCAATACGCGCGGCACTATCGCCATGGCGCGTACCGCCGAGAAGGACAGCGCGACCAGCCAGTTCTTCATCAACGTTACCGACAATGCCTTCCTTGACCATGGCCAGCGCGATTTCGGCTACGCCGTTTTCGGCAAAGTGGTGAAGGGGATGGAGGTCGCCGACAAGATCTCTCAGGTGCCGACCAAAAATATCGGCCCTTATCAGAACGTACCCAGCAAGCCGGTCGTGATCCTCTCCGCGAAAGTCCTGCCGTAA
- the tsgA gene encoding MFS transporter TsgA: protein MTNRNRIGLTWISFFSYALTGALVIVTGMVLGDIANYFQLPVSEMSNTFTFLNTGILVAVFLNAWLMEIVPLKRQLIFGFVLMVLAVLGLMTSHSLAIFSACMFVLGVVSGITMSIGTFLITHIYEGRQRGSRLLFTDSFFSMAGTVFPVIAGMLLARHLPWYWVYVCIGVIYLAIFLLTLTVEFPVLGKKQHDAQPVVKEKWGIGVLLLSIAALCYILGQLGFISWVPEYATKSMGMDISAAGQLVGNFWTSYMIGMWAFSVILRFFDLQRILMVLAALATLLMYWFVSSNEPGMLKWIIIGLGFFSSAIYTTIITLGSQQTKVSSPKLVNFILTCGTVGTMLTFVVTGPIVAKGGAHAALATANGLYAVVFVMCLLLGFVTKHRQNGHAGH, encoded by the coding sequence ATGACAAATCGTAACCGCATTGGACTGACGTGGATCAGTTTCTTTTCCTATGCGCTCACCGGCGCACTGGTCATTGTCACCGGGATGGTGTTAGGCGATATCGCTAACTATTTCCAGCTTCCGGTTTCTGAAATGAGCAACACCTTCACCTTCCTCAATACCGGTATTCTGGTTGCGGTATTCCTTAACGCCTGGCTGATGGAGATCGTGCCGCTGAAGCGTCAGCTGATCTTCGGCTTCGTGCTGATGGTACTGGCCGTACTGGGCCTGATGACCAGCCATAGCCTGGCGATCTTCTCCGCCTGTATGTTTGTGCTGGGCGTAGTCAGCGGCATTACCATGTCGATCGGTACCTTCCTGATCACCCATATTTATGAAGGCCGTCAGCGCGGATCGCGCCTGCTGTTTACCGATTCCTTCTTCAGCATGGCGGGCACCGTCTTCCCGGTGATCGCCGGCATGCTGCTGGCGCGCCATCTGCCCTGGTACTGGGTCTATGTCTGCATCGGCGTGATCTACCTGGCGATTTTCCTGCTGACGTTGACTGTTGAATTTCCGGTGCTGGGCAAGAAGCAGCATGACGCGCAGCCGGTGGTTAAAGAGAAATGGGGCATCGGCGTGCTGCTGCTCTCCATCGCCGCGCTCTGCTATATCCTGGGCCAGCTGGGCTTTATCTCCTGGGTGCCGGAATACGCCACGAAATCGATGGGTATGGATATCAGCGCCGCCGGTCAGCTGGTGGGTAATTTCTGGACCTCTTATATGATCGGCATGTGGGCGTTCAGCGTGATCCTGCGCTTCTTCGATCTGCAGCGTATTTTGATGGTGCTGGCCGCGCTGGCGACCCTGCTGATGTACTGGTTCGTCAGCAGCAACGAGCCGGGCATGCTGAAGTGGATCATTATCGGCCTGGGCTTCTTCTCCAGCGCGATTTACACCACCATCATTACCCTCGGCTCGCAGCAGACCAAAGTCTCTTCGCCGAAGCTGGTCAATTTTATCCTGACCTGCGGCACCGTGGGCACCATGCTGACCTTCGTGGTAACCGGCCCGATCGTCGCCAAAGGCGGCGCGCACGCGGCGCTGGCGACCGCCAACGGTCTCTACGCCGTGGTGTTTGTTATGTGTCTGCTGCTGGGCTTTGTTACTAAGCATCGCCAGAACGGCCACGCCGGACACTGA
- a CDS encoding phosphoribulokinase produces MSARHPIIAVTGSSGAGTTTTSLAFRKIFQQLNLHAAELEGDSFHRYTRPEMDMAIRKARDSGRHISYFGPEANDFGLLEQTFVEYGESGRGQSRKYLHTYDEAVPWNQVPGTFTPWQPLPEPTDILFYEGLHGGVVTQHHNVAEKVDLLVGVVPIVNLEWIQKLVRDTGERGHSREAVMDSVVRSMEDYINYITPQFSRTHINFQRVPTVDTSNPFAARTIPSLDESFVVIHFRGLEDIDFPYLLAMLQGSFISHINTLVVPGGKMGLAMELIMLPLVKRLIEGKEII; encoded by the coding sequence ATGTCAGCCAGACATCCGATTATTGCGGTAACCGGCTCCAGTGGAGCGGGAACCACCACCACCAGCCTTGCCTTTCGCAAAATCTTTCAGCAGCTGAATCTGCATGCCGCGGAGCTGGAAGGCGACAGCTTCCACCGCTATACGCGGCCGGAAATGGATATGGCGATCCGCAAAGCGCGCGACTCGGGGCGGCATATCAGCTACTTCGGCCCCGAAGCGAACGATTTCGGTCTGCTGGAACAGACATTTGTCGAATATGGCGAAAGCGGCCGCGGCCAGTCACGCAAATATCTGCATACCTATGACGAAGCGGTGCCGTGGAACCAGGTGCCCGGCACCTTCACCCCCTGGCAGCCGTTGCCGGAGCCGACAGATATTCTGTTCTATGAGGGGCTGCACGGTGGCGTGGTGACCCAGCACCACAACGTGGCGGAAAAGGTCGATCTGCTGGTGGGCGTGGTGCCGATCGTCAATCTGGAATGGATTCAGAAGCTGGTGCGCGATACCGGCGAGCGCGGCCATTCGCGCGAGGCGGTAATGGATTCGGTGGTGCGCTCAATGGAGGATTACATCAACTACATCACGCCGCAGTTCTCGCGCACTCATATCAACTTCCAGCGCGTGCCGACGGTGGATACCTCCAACCCGTTCGCCGCACGCACGATCCCTTCGCTGGATGAAAGCTTTGTGGTGATCCATTTTCGCGGGCTGGAGGATATCGATTTCCCCTATCTGCTGGCGATGCTGCAGGGATCCTTTATCTCCCATATCAATACGCTGGTGGTACCGGGCGGAAAGATGGGGCTGGCGATGGAGTTGATTATGCTGCCGCTGGTGAAGCGGCTGATTGAAGGCAAAGAGATTATTTAG
- a CDS encoding TonB-dependent receptor translates to MSTLRSNLKKSAAACALLLTAAASATENVGEQPALTVTAAPAQPPSSVDKTATLGNTGSQEIRNTPWAVQTLSPQLMKSQQRKSVSDLYRYMPSVQGDGARPQTRGMQGSVVQNSMIDGLNVVSTTDYAAEQFDHIEVLNGLAGSLYGPANPAGLFNFVSKRASDTPQRSLTLGGGTGLSHLAAGDFSGPLDSNDRLRYRLNLLDDEGEGYVRESKKRRQLFSLALDATLTDRTVLESNVSYYHFYEKGLPGKFALGKGLRFPVAPDPTTAHLGQAYAGNDNHTLTASLHLKHDVDGNWQGEAGVLRQIADRESTAVTNTFTDNRGHYTTTTSSATASRFTINSYMANLNGEVENGWLRQQIATGVRGFVWKNLNPLQGATTTLGSASLDDPQAFGRPDYPDFTRRYHSATATQHAFLLSDNLIFSPRWSLLLAGSESLLSASNYAKNGSRSSRASDHGFSGSASLSWKPVDPLTLYVSYADSLQQGDTAPAAANNAGTMLAPYRSRQVEIGSKLAVNKLLLTAALFQIKRPFAYTNASGDYAVDGEQRNRGLELMADGDLSDRLHLYGGMSWLDPRLLSTASAQTENKQIVGLPRYTASLFAAYDLPMLSGVDIHGGMRYVGRRATDNQNEGWVSGYTTLDAGAAYQTRLFNTAATFRLDITNLTNRHYWTNIVPGGLNGYSGAGYASAQLGEPRMAQISMQLNF, encoded by the coding sequence ATGTCCACACTACGTTCCAACCTGAAAAAATCTGCCGCCGCCTGCGCGCTGCTGCTGACGGCCGCCGCCTCGGCAACGGAAAATGTCGGCGAACAACCCGCTCTTACCGTAACCGCCGCCCCCGCTCAGCCGCCATCGTCCGTGGATAAAACCGCCACGCTGGGCAATACGGGTTCGCAGGAGATCCGCAACACGCCCTGGGCAGTACAGACCCTTTCACCGCAGCTGATGAAAAGCCAACAGCGCAAAAGCGTCAGCGATCTCTATCGCTATATGCCGTCGGTGCAGGGCGATGGTGCCCGCCCGCAGACGCGCGGCATGCAGGGCAGCGTGGTGCAAAACAGCATGATTGACGGCCTTAATGTCGTCTCCACCACCGACTACGCCGCTGAACAGTTCGATCATATCGAAGTGCTGAACGGACTGGCCGGTTCGCTCTACGGCCCGGCCAACCCCGCCGGGCTGTTTAATTTCGTCAGCAAGCGCGCCAGCGATACGCCGCAGCGCAGCCTGACGCTGGGCGGCGGCACCGGCCTCAGCCATCTGGCGGCCGGCGACTTCAGCGGCCCGCTGGACAGCAACGATCGGCTGCGCTATCGCCTCAACCTGCTGGATGACGAGGGTGAGGGCTACGTCAGGGAGAGCAAGAAACGCCGCCAGCTTTTCAGTCTGGCGCTTGATGCCACCCTGACAGATCGGACGGTGCTGGAGAGCAACGTTAGTTACTACCACTTTTATGAGAAAGGGCTGCCGGGCAAATTCGCGCTCGGCAAGGGGCTGCGCTTTCCCGTCGCGCCCGACCCGACCACCGCGCATCTTGGCCAGGCCTACGCCGGCAACGATAACCATACGCTGACGGCCAGCCTGCATCTCAAACATGACGTTGACGGCAACTGGCAGGGCGAAGCGGGCGTGCTGCGTCAAATCGCCGATCGCGAATCCACGGCGGTGACCAACACCTTTACCGACAATCGCGGTCATTACACCACCACCACCTCTTCAGCGACCGCCAGCCGTTTTACCATTAACAGCTATATGGCGAACCTGAACGGCGAAGTGGAAAACGGCTGGCTAAGGCAGCAGATCGCCACCGGCGTGCGCGGCTTCGTCTGGAAAAACCTCAATCCGCTGCAGGGCGCCACCACGACATTGGGCAGCGCCTCGCTGGATGATCCACAGGCCTTCGGCCGCCCGGACTACCCCGACTTCACCCGTCGCTACCACTCCGCCACCGCCACCCAGCACGCGTTCCTGCTGAGCGACAACCTGATATTTTCGCCGCGCTGGAGCCTGCTGCTGGCGGGCAGCGAAAGCCTGCTTAGCGCATCCAACTATGCGAAAAACGGTAGCCGCAGCAGCCGCGCCTCTGACCACGGCTTTAGCGGTTCGGCCAGCCTGAGCTGGAAGCCGGTCGATCCGCTGACGCTCTACGTCAGCTACGCCGATAGCCTGCAGCAGGGCGACACCGCGCCCGCCGCCGCCAATAACGCAGGTACGATGCTGGCGCCGTACCGCAGCCGTCAGGTGGAGATCGGCAGCAAACTGGCGGTCAATAAACTGCTGTTGACCGCCGCGCTATTCCAGATCAAGCGCCCCTTCGCCTATACCAACGCCAGTGGCGACTACGCGGTGGACGGCGAGCAGCGCAACCGCGGTCTGGAGCTGATGGCGGACGGCGATCTCAGCGATCGTCTGCATCTCTATGGCGGTATGAGCTGGCTCGATCCGCGCCTGCTCAGCACCGCCAGCGCGCAGACAGAGAATAAGCAGATCGTCGGCCTGCCCCGCTACACCGCCAGCCTGTTCGCCGCGTACGATTTGCCGATGCTGAGCGGCGTCGATATTCACGGCGGCATGCGCTACGTGGGGCGCCGCGCCACCGATAACCAGAATGAAGGCTGGGTCAGCGGCTACACCACGCTGGATGCGGGTGCGGCCTACCAAACCCGGCTGTTCAACACCGCCGCCACCTTCCGTCTGGACATCACCAACCTGACCAACCGCCACTACTGGACCAATATCGTGCCCGGCGGCCTTAACGGCTATAGCGGCGCCGGTTATGCCAGCGCACAGCTGGGCGAGCCGCGTATGGCGCAAATCTCCATGCAACTCAATTTCTGA
- the argD gene encoding bifunctional acetylornithine/succinyldiaminopimelate transaminase, which translates to MAAEKMAVTRETFDKVILPVYAPAQFVPVKGKGSRVWDQQGKEYIDFSGGIAVTALGHCHPALVEALKTQGETLWHTSNVFTNEPALRLASKLIAATFAERVFFANSGAEANEAAFKLARYYAATRHSPYKSKIIAFHNAFHGRTLFTVSVGGQPKYSDGFGPKPADIVHVPFNDLEAVKAVIDDHTCAIVVEPIQGEGGVTPATEAFMQGLRQLCDQHQALLVLDEVQSGMGRSGKLFAYQHYGVQPDILTTAKALGGGFPVSAMLTSDKIASAMAPGVHGTTYGGNPLACAVAEAALDIINTPQVLEGVTARRQRFVEALEAINAKLDLFSEIRGKGLLIGAQLQPQHKGKARDILHAAAEEGVMVLTAGTEVMRFAPSLVIPLADIGDGMARFARAAEKVLNAG; encoded by the coding sequence ATGGCAGCGGAAAAAATGGCGGTGACGCGGGAGACGTTCGATAAGGTAATTCTGCCTGTTTATGCACCTGCGCAGTTTGTGCCGGTGAAGGGCAAAGGCAGCCGCGTATGGGATCAGCAGGGAAAAGAGTATATCGATTTTTCCGGCGGCATCGCGGTGACCGCGCTTGGCCATTGCCACCCGGCGCTGGTGGAGGCGCTGAAAACCCAGGGCGAAACCCTGTGGCACACCAGTAACGTGTTCACCAACGAGCCGGCGCTGCGTCTGGCCAGCAAGCTGATCGCCGCCACCTTTGCCGAGCGCGTTTTCTTCGCCAATTCCGGTGCCGAAGCGAACGAAGCCGCCTTCAAGCTGGCCCGCTACTATGCGGCGACGCGCCACAGCCCCTACAAAAGCAAAATCATCGCGTTCCATAACGCCTTCCACGGGCGCACGCTGTTTACCGTCTCCGTTGGCGGGCAGCCTAAATATTCCGACGGCTTCGGACCGAAGCCGGCCGATATCGTTCATGTTCCCTTTAACGATCTGGAGGCGGTGAAGGCAGTGATCGACGATCACACCTGCGCCATCGTGGTTGAGCCGATTCAGGGCGAGGGCGGTGTAACGCCCGCCACCGAAGCCTTTATGCAGGGGCTACGCCAGCTGTGCGATCAGCATCAGGCGCTACTGGTACTGGATGAGGTGCAGAGCGGCATGGGGCGCAGCGGCAAACTGTTCGCCTATCAGCACTACGGCGTGCAGCCCGATATTCTTACCACGGCGAAGGCGCTGGGCGGCGGCTTCCCGGTTAGCGCGATGCTGACCAGCGATAAGATCGCCTCGGCGATGGCGCCCGGTGTCCACGGCACCACTTACGGCGGCAACCCGCTGGCGTGCGCGGTGGCAGAAGCGGCGCTGGATATTATCAACACCCCGCAGGTGCTGGAGGGCGTGACGGCGCGGCGTCAACGCTTTGTCGAGGCGCTGGAGGCGATCAACGCGAAGCTGGATCTGTTTAGCGAGATCCGCGGCAAAGGGTTGCTGATCGGCGCGCAGCTGCAGCCGCAGCATAAAGGCAAGGCGCGCGATATTCTGCATGCGGCGGCGGAAGAGGGGGTCATGGTGCTGACGGCGGGCACCGAGGTGATGCGCTTTGCCCCGTCGCTGGTGATCCCGCTGGCCGATATCGGCGACGGCATGGCGCGCTTCGCCCGCGCAGCGGAAAAGGTGCTGAACGCCGGCTGA
- a CDS encoding OsmC family protein: protein MQARVKWIEGLTFMGESASGHQILMDGNAGDKAPSPMEMVLLAAGGCSAVDVVSILQKGRHAVSDCEVRLTSQRAEEEPRVFTHINLHFIVSGSGLSDKAVARAVALSAEKYCSVAMMLGKGVAITHSYERVNNA from the coding sequence ATGCAGGCGCGCGTAAAATGGATAGAAGGGCTGACCTTTATGGGCGAGTCCGCCTCCGGGCATCAGATCCTGATGGATGGCAATGCCGGCGATAAAGCGCCCAGCCCAATGGAGATGGTCTTGCTGGCCGCCGGCGGCTGCAGCGCCGTCGATGTCGTCTCGATTTTGCAAAAGGGGCGTCATGCGGTAAGCGACTGCGAGGTCAGGCTGACCTCGCAGCGCGCCGAGGAGGAGCCGCGCGTCTTCACGCATATTAACCTGCATTTTATCGTCAGCGGCAGCGGGCTGAGCGATAAAGCGGTGGCGCGCGCCGTCGCGCTCTCCGCCGAAAAGTACTGCTCTGTGGCGATGATGCTGGGTAAAGGTGTCGCCATCACTCACAGTTATGAGCGGGTCAACAACGCCTGA
- the crp gene encoding cAMP-activated global transcriptional regulator CRP, whose product MVLGKPQTDPTLEWFLSHCHIHKYPSKSTLIHQGEKAETLYYIVKGAVAVLIKDEEGKEMILSYLNQGDFIGELGLFEEGQERSAWVRAKTACEVAEISYKKFRQLIQVNPDILMRLSAQMARRLQVTSEKVGNLAFLDVTGRIAQTLLNLAKQPDAMTHPDGMQIKITRQEIGQIVGCSRETVGRILKMLEDQNLISAHGKTIVVYGTR is encoded by the coding sequence ATGGTTCTCGGCAAACCGCAAACAGACCCTACTCTCGAATGGTTCCTGTCACATTGCCATATTCACAAGTATCCATCGAAAAGCACATTGATTCACCAGGGTGAAAAGGCCGAAACGCTCTATTACATCGTAAAAGGTGCGGTCGCGGTGCTGATCAAGGATGAAGAAGGCAAAGAGATGATCCTCTCCTACCTCAACCAGGGTGATTTCATTGGCGAGCTTGGCCTGTTCGAAGAAGGTCAGGAGCGCAGCGCATGGGTACGGGCGAAGACCGCCTGTGAAGTGGCTGAAATTTCCTATAAAAAATTCCGTCAGTTGATTCAGGTGAACCCTGACATTCTGATGCGTCTCTCCGCCCAGATGGCGCGTCGTCTGCAGGTTACCTCGGAGAAAGTGGGCAATTTAGCTTTCCTGGATGTTACGGGCCGCATCGCGCAGACGCTGCTCAACCTGGCGAAACAGCCTGACGCCATGACCCACCCCGACGGGATGCAGATCAAAATCACCCGCCAGGAGATCGGCCAGATTGTTGGCTGCTCGCGTGAAACGGTCGGTCGTATTTTGAAAATGCTGGAAGATCAAAACCTGATCTCCGCTCACGGTAAAACGATTGTCGTTTACGGCACACGTTAA
- a CDS encoding YccS/YhfK family putative transporter yields MWRRIIYHPEVNYALRQTLVLCLPVAIGWLLGDLQKGLLFSLVPACCNIAGLDTPHKRFFKRLIVGGSLFALSSFLVQWLSLQQVPLPATLFAMALLLGVTGEIGPLHARLLPASLIAAIFTLGLVGRMPIWAPPLLYIGGTFWYGLFNWCWFRLWKEQPMRESLSLLYRELADYCEAKYTLLTQLSDPEKALPPLLARQQKAVDLINTCYQQMHMLAANRDHSHQRLTRAFQVALDLQEHIAVSLHQPEEVQKLVERSHAEAVIRWNARTIAARLRELADDMLYHRLPSRFSMEKPLLGLEKIARQHPENPVGHFCYYHFSRIARVLRTQRPLYRRDLMADRQRRLPLFAALRSYLSLKSAALRTAARFAVMLVFGSALALAFNVPKPWWILMTIMFVSQNGYSATRVRIQHRAAGTLAGLVIAAATLRFSVPESAVLLVMLAITLVSYLFIRKYYGWATIGFTVTGVYSLQLLSLNGAQFLLPRLMDTLLGCCIAFGGMVWLWPQWQSGLLRQNAHDALEAYQEALRMLLGNEPSPQKLAWQRVAVNQAHNALFNSLNQAMQEPAFNTRYLNDMQLWVTHSQFIVEHINAMTILAREHTMLPPALAQRYLQSCEIALQRCQQRLEYDGPGQESNVLESQVSEQEGAVTIMERHVKRILEHLSVMHTISSLAWSQRPQHGKWLVRRLRKG; encoded by the coding sequence ATGTGGCGGAGAATTATTTACCATCCTGAAGTGAACTACGCGCTGCGTCAGACGCTGGTTCTCTGTTTACCGGTGGCCATCGGCTGGCTGCTGGGGGATTTGCAAAAAGGATTGCTGTTTTCACTGGTGCCCGCCTGCTGCAATATCGCCGGGCTGGATACGCCACATAAACGCTTTTTTAAGCGGCTGATCGTCGGCGGTTCGCTGTTCGCACTCAGCAGCTTTCTGGTGCAGTGGCTCTCGCTGCAGCAGGTGCCGCTACCCGCCACGCTGTTCGCGATGGCGCTGCTGCTGGGCGTCACCGGCGAAATCGGCCCGCTGCACGCCCGTCTTCTGCCCGCCTCACTGATCGCCGCGATTTTCACCCTTGGCCTGGTGGGACGCATGCCCATCTGGGCGCCGCCGCTGCTCTATATCGGCGGTACCTTCTGGTACGGCCTGTTCAACTGGTGCTGGTTCCGGCTGTGGAAAGAGCAGCCGATGCGCGAAAGCCTTAGCCTGCTTTATCGCGAGCTGGCCGACTACTGCGAAGCGAAATATACCCTGCTGACCCAGCTTTCCGATCCGGAAAAGGCGCTGCCGCCGCTGCTGGCGCGTCAGCAAAAGGCCGTCGATCTGATCAATACCTGCTATCAACAGATGCATATGCTGGCTGCTAACCGCGATCACAGCCACCAGCGCCTGACGCGCGCCTTTCAGGTAGCGCTCGATTTGCAGGAGCATATTGCCGTCAGCCTGCATCAGCCGGAAGAGGTGCAGAAGCTGGTGGAGCGCAGCCATGCGGAAGCGGTCATACGCTGGAATGCCCGCACCATCGCCGCCCGCCTGCGCGAGCTGGCGGACGATATGCTTTATCATCGCCTGCCGTCACGTTTCAGCATGGAAAAGCCGCTGCTGGGGCTGGAAAAAATCGCCCGCCAGCATCCGGAAAATCCCGTCGGCCATTTCTGCTACTACCACTTCAGCCGCATCGCCCGCGTGCTGCGCACTCAGCGTCCGCTTTACCGCCGCGACTTAATGGCGGATCGCCAGCGCCGGCTGCCGCTGTTTGCCGCGCTGCGCAGCTACCTGTCGCTAAAGTCGGCCGCGCTGCGCACCGCGGCGCGCTTTGCGGTGATGCTGGTGTTCGGCAGCGCGTTGGCGCTCGCCTTTAACGTGCCGAAACCGTGGTGGATTTTAATGACCATCATGTTTGTCAGCCAGAACGGCTACAGCGCTACGCGCGTGCGCATTCAGCACCGTGCCGCCGGCACGCTCGCCGGGCTGGTGATCGCCGCCGCCACCCTGCGCTTTTCGGTGCCGGAATCGGCGGTGCTGCTGGTGATGCTGGCGATTACCCTGGTCAGCTATCTGTTTATCCGAAAATATTACGGCTGGGCGACCATCGGCTTTACCGTCACCGGCGTCTACTCGCTGCAGCTGCTGTCATTAAACGGCGCGCAGTTTTTGCTGCCGCGCCTGATGGATACGCTGCTCGGCTGTTGCATCGCTTTCGGCGGTATGGTCTGGCTGTGGCCGCAGTGGCAAAGCGGCCTGCTGCGTCAGAATGCGCACGATGCGCTGGAAGCTTATCAGGAAGCGCTGCGCATGCTGCTCGGCAACGAGCCGTCGCCGCAGAAACTCGCCTGGCAGCGGGTCGCCGTCAACCAGGCGCACAATGCGCTATTCAACTCGCTGAATCAGGCGATGCAGGAGCCGGCGTTTAATACTCGCTATCTTAACGATATGCAGCTATGGGTCACGCACAGCCAGTTTATCGTTGAGCATATCAACGCCATGACCATTCTGGCGCGGGAACATACCATGCTGCCGCCGGCGCTGGCGCAGCGCTATCTGCAATCGTGCGAGATCGCGCTGCAGCGCTGCCAGCAGCGACTGGAGTATGACGGGCCGGGACAGGAGAGCAATGTTCTGGAAAGCCAGGTCAGTGAGCAGGAGGGCGCGGTCACCATCATGGAGCGGCATGTAAAACGTATCCTTGAACACCTTTCGGTGATGCACACCATCTCCTCTCTCGCCTGGAGCCAGCGGCCGCAGCACGGCAAATGGCTGGTGCGCCGTCTGCGCAAAGGGTAA
- a CDS encoding YhfG family protein yields MPTKLTEKQKATLWQRRRNANFLASSKLEGLSFVEVTLDAEQAGERLQALRRQYGG; encoded by the coding sequence ATGCCAACAAAACTGACCGAAAAGCAGAAGGCGACGCTGTGGCAACGGCGACGCAACGCCAACTTTCTGGCCAGTAGCAAACTGGAAGGCTTATCTTTTGTCGAAGTGACGCTGGACGCCGAACAGGCTGGCGAGCGCTTACAGGCGTTACGGAGGCAGTATGGCGGCTAA
- a CDS encoding putative adenosine monophosphate-protein transferase Fic: MAANAMNGRDPYYWQNDDVLRNRLDIHDAAQLQKAEVAFTSLRAATLELGPRNLGFPYLCAIHRTLFQDLYEWAGEIREIDLYLGDTPFCHFEYIEKEGNALMDALEEENGLADLPFEQFVARLAHYYCEINMLHPFRDGNGRAQRLFFEQLIIHAGYDIDWSKTERDAWLKANEESVRGDLTGLTNIFANVVSEPQ; this comes from the coding sequence ATGGCGGCTAACGCAATGAATGGGCGCGATCCCTACTACTGGCAGAATGATGACGTGCTGCGCAACCGGCTGGATATCCATGATGCCGCTCAGTTGCAGAAGGCAGAAGTGGCCTTTACTTCGCTGCGCGCCGCAACCCTCGAACTGGGGCCGCGCAACCTCGGCTTCCCCTATCTTTGCGCCATCCACCGCACCCTGTTTCAGGATCTGTATGAGTGGGCGGGCGAAATCCGCGAAATCGATCTTTACCTCGGCGATACTCCCTTCTGCCACTTTGAATATATTGAAAAAGAGGGCAACGCGCTGATGGATGCGCTGGAAGAGGAGAACGGGCTGGCCGATCTGCCTTTCGAACAATTTGTCGCGCGTCTGGCGCACTACTACTGCGAAATCAATATGCTGCACCCGTTTCGCGACGGCAACGGTCGCGCGCAGCGTCTTTTCTTCGAGCAGTTGATCATTCACGCCGGCTACGATATCGACTGGAGCAAGACCGAACGCGATGCCTGGCTGAAGGCCAATGAAGAGAGCGTGCGTGGCGATCTGACCGGGCTGACCAATATCTTCGCCAACGTAGTGAGCGAGCCGCAGTAA
- a CDS encoding aminodeoxychorismate synthase component II, giving the protein MLLLIDNYDSFTWNLYQYFCELDAEVLVRRNDDITLAEMQSLPLTHLVISPGPCTPDESGISLEAIRAFAGRLPVLGVCLGHQALAQVFGARVVRARQVMHGKTSAVAHQQRGVFAGLAQPLTVTRYHSLIVEKETLPETLEVTAWSLRDGEPDEIMGLRHKTLDVEGVQFHPESILSQQGHQLLANFLRRRAGA; this is encoded by the coding sequence ATGCTGCTGCTTATCGATAATTATGACTCTTTCACCTGGAACCTGTACCAGTACTTCTGCGAGCTGGATGCGGAAGTGCTGGTACGCCGCAACGACGATATTACTCTGGCGGAGATGCAGTCGCTGCCGCTGACCCACCTGGTTATCTCTCCCGGTCCCTGCACGCCTGACGAGTCGGGCATCTCTCTGGAGGCTATCCGCGCTTTTGCCGGCAGGCTGCCGGTATTGGGTGTCTGTCTGGGCCATCAGGCGCTGGCGCAGGTATTCGGTGCCCGCGTGGTGCGCGCCCGCCAGGTGATGCATGGCAAGACTTCCGCCGTCGCCCATCAGCAGCGCGGCGTGTTTGCCGGGCTGGCGCAGCCGTTAACCGTCACCCGCTATCACTCGCTGATTGTGGAAAAAGAGACGCTGCCGGAGACGCTGGAGGTGACCGCCTGGAGCCTGCGCGACGGCGAACCCGATGAAATTATGGGACTGCGGCATAAGACGCTGGATGTCGAAGGCGTCCAGTTTCATCCGGAAAGCATTCTCAGCCAACAGGGGCATCAACTGCTGGCTAACTTCTTGCGTCGACGCGCCGGGGCGTAA